The Hyalangium gracile genome has a window encoding:
- a CDS encoding MvdC/MvdD family ATP grasp protein: MTILIVTRSSDQMAPAAVARALADRGVPSYRFDTDLFPTQVRLVLDERGGGWLSGPEGVLALKDISAVWYRRSATGERIPRELDPQLRQPSVEESRRVVFGMLAALGVFQLDALETVRRAEHKPLQLELARSLGLDVPRTIMTNDAEAVRAFAASCAGGVVTKMMSSFAVYDEQGQEQVVFTTPLEAPALEDLEGLELCPMTFQERIAKALELRVTVVGDRVMAAAIDSQALPGARNDWRRQGLALLEAWQHYTLPKPVERQVLALMAALGLNYGAFDFIVTPEGRHVFLEVNPAGEFMWLTQYPGLPIAEALADVLTGRAVRRYGAQGTGGRIRTQVLDVELETSVPQ, encoded by the coding sequence ATGACCATCCTCATCGTGACCCGCTCCAGTGACCAGATGGCGCCCGCGGCCGTGGCACGCGCCCTCGCGGACCGGGGCGTGCCGTCCTACCGCTTCGACACCGATCTGTTCCCCACCCAGGTCCGGCTCGTGCTCGATGAGCGCGGTGGCGGCTGGCTGTCCGGACCCGAGGGGGTGCTCGCGCTGAAGGACATCTCGGCGGTCTGGTATCGCCGCAGCGCGACGGGCGAGCGCATTCCCAGGGAGCTCGATCCGCAGCTGCGCCAGCCCTCGGTGGAGGAGAGCCGGCGCGTGGTGTTCGGGATGCTGGCGGCGCTCGGCGTCTTCCAGCTGGACGCGCTCGAGACCGTGCGGCGCGCGGAGCACAAGCCGCTGCAGCTCGAGCTGGCGCGCTCCCTGGGGCTGGATGTTCCCCGGACGATCATGACCAACGACGCGGAGGCGGTGCGCGCCTTCGCCGCGAGCTGCGCCGGAGGCGTGGTGACGAAGATGATGTCGTCGTTCGCCGTCTACGACGAGCAAGGCCAGGAGCAGGTGGTGTTCACGACGCCCCTGGAGGCTCCGGCGCTTGAGGACCTGGAGGGCCTGGAGCTGTGTCCGATGACCTTCCAGGAGCGGATCGCCAAGGCGCTCGAGCTGCGCGTGACGGTGGTGGGAGACCGGGTGATGGCCGCCGCCATCGACTCGCAGGCGCTCCCCGGGGCCCGCAACGACTGGCGCCGGCAGGGGCTGGCGCTCCTGGAGGCCTGGCAGCACTACACGCTGCCCAAGCCGGTCGAGCGCCAGGTGCTGGCGCTGATGGCGGCGCTGGGGCTCAACTATGGCGCCTTCGACTTCATCGTCACGCCCGAGGGACGCCACGTCTTCCTCGAGGTGAACCCGGCGGGCGAGTTCATGTGGCTGACGCAGTACCCGGGGCTGCCCATCGCCGAGGCCCTGGCGGACGTGCTGACCGGACGCGCGGTGCGCCGGTATGGGGCTCAGGGAACCGGCGGTCGGATCCGCACCCAGGTGCTCGACGTCGAGCTCGAGACCTCCGTTCCCCAGTAG
- a CDS encoding extracellular solute-binding protein, which produces MRRGFLSLLLLWLTTPLLAWAQGGPTELQVWHGYRAAERAGLEKVVAAYNAAKGGSGVKVALRAIPSDAFTDKITATVPRGVGPDIFIFPQDRLGGWVESGNTLEPLDFFLDDAVKKRFIPSTLEAMTYRGSVYGLPLNFKVITLIYNKKLVARPPKTTGELLAACKKAAPAQGSTCLVYPYTDFYYHAALMNAFGGRVFDPGPTPRLDAPENVKAMELLLRWVDKDRILPPEPSTVLTTSLFNAGQASMVFSGPWFLGEIAPEIDYGLAPLPTVDEAGGKPMRPWMTVEGVAVAAPSKNKEAAFDFVSYLTGPEGAKIMAQVGRQNPAFEPIYKDPEIAKDATLAAFRTQAETAVPMPNVAEMTMLWSPMTSAMNAITRKASSPKTALQEAQKAVRKDVASLRRKR; this is translated from the coding sequence ATGAGACGCGGCTTCCTCTCCCTGCTCCTCCTCTGGCTGACGACGCCCCTGCTCGCGTGGGCCCAGGGCGGGCCCACCGAGCTTCAAGTCTGGCACGGCTACCGGGCCGCCGAGCGCGCCGGGCTGGAGAAGGTGGTCGCCGCCTACAACGCGGCCAAGGGCGGCTCGGGTGTGAAGGTCGCTCTGCGCGCCATTCCCTCGGACGCCTTCACGGACAAGATCACCGCCACCGTGCCGCGAGGCGTTGGGCCGGACATCTTCATCTTCCCGCAGGACCGGCTCGGAGGCTGGGTGGAGAGCGGCAACACGCTCGAGCCGCTCGACTTCTTCCTGGATGACGCCGTCAAGAAGCGCTTCATCCCCAGCACGCTGGAGGCGATGACCTATCGGGGCTCCGTCTACGGACTGCCCCTGAACTTCAAGGTCATCACCCTCATCTACAACAAGAAGCTGGTGGCCAGGCCGCCGAAGACGACGGGGGAGTTGCTGGCCGCCTGCAAGAAGGCAGCGCCGGCCCAGGGCTCCACGTGCCTCGTCTACCCGTACACGGACTTCTACTACCACGCGGCGCTGATGAACGCGTTTGGCGGCCGCGTGTTCGATCCGGGCCCCACGCCTCGCCTGGACGCGCCCGAGAACGTGAAGGCGATGGAGCTGCTGCTGCGCTGGGTGGACAAGGATCGCATCCTGCCGCCCGAGCCCTCCACGGTGCTGACCACCTCGCTGTTCAACGCCGGCCAGGCGTCCATGGTGTTCTCGGGCCCGTGGTTCCTGGGAGAGATTGCCCCGGAGATCGACTACGGGCTGGCCCCGCTGCCCACGGTGGACGAGGCCGGTGGCAAGCCGATGCGGCCGTGGATGACGGTGGAGGGTGTCGCCGTGGCCGCGCCGTCCAAGAACAAGGAGGCGGCGTTCGACTTCGTGAGCTACCTCACGGGCCCGGAGGGAGCGAAGATCATGGCGCAGGTGGGGCGCCAGAACCCCGCCTTCGAGCCCATCTATAAGGATCCGGAGATCGCGAAGGACGCGACGCTGGCCGCGTTCCGCACTCAGGCGGAGACCGCCGTCCCCATGCCCAACGTGGCGGAGATGACGATGCTCTGGTCCCCGATGACCTCGGCCATGAACGCCATCACGCGCAAGGCCTCCTCCCCGAAGACGGCGCTTCAGGAGGCGCAGAAGGCCGTGCGGAAGGACGTGGCGAGCCTGCGGCGGAAGCGGTAG
- a CDS encoding vWA domain-containing protein, with protein MLKPLALGLGLLTFPTVALANGPTAPHQAQPAKEKPAPTGASPAALDAAHSAPRVQIAILLDTSSSMDGLIDQAKRQLWTVVNTFQKARRGTKLAHLEIALYEYGKSSLAAEGGYIRQILPFTTDLDKVSEELFGLKTGGGDEYCGMVIQKATRNLEWSKAQGDLKLIYIAGNEPFSQGPVTYESAISDAKERGITVNTIHCGSAQEGSSTGWTAAAKFAQGQSLNIDQNRAVAYIAAPQDDEIARLGRELNKTYIGYGSKGVEAKRRQEAQDTNASAFAGSATTRAMSKASRLYDNSGWDLVDGTKKGKVKLDALKDEELPEELKGKSAQERQALVDAKAKEREEIQAKIQKLQAERQKFVAEKEKAAASAGADTLDKAIIESATKQAAAQGMALE; from the coding sequence ATGCTCAAGCCCCTCGCTCTCGGCCTTGGTCTGCTCACTTTCCCTACCGTGGCCCTGGCCAACGGCCCCACCGCGCCCCACCAGGCCCAGCCCGCGAAGGAGAAGCCCGCGCCCACGGGGGCCTCGCCGGCGGCGCTCGACGCGGCTCACAGCGCTCCGCGGGTGCAGATCGCGATCCTGCTCGACACCAGCAGCAGCATGGATGGGCTCATCGACCAGGCCAAGCGCCAGCTGTGGACCGTGGTGAACACGTTCCAGAAGGCGCGGCGAGGCACGAAGCTGGCGCACCTGGAGATCGCCCTCTACGAGTACGGCAAGAGCTCGCTGGCGGCCGAGGGCGGCTACATCCGGCAGATCCTCCCCTTCACCACGGACCTGGACAAGGTGTCCGAGGAGCTGTTCGGCCTGAAGACCGGCGGCGGGGACGAGTACTGCGGCATGGTCATCCAGAAGGCCACGCGCAACCTGGAGTGGAGCAAGGCCCAGGGGGACCTGAAGCTCATCTACATCGCGGGCAACGAGCCCTTCTCGCAGGGGCCGGTGACGTACGAGAGCGCCATCTCGGATGCGAAGGAGCGAGGCATCACGGTGAACACCATCCACTGCGGCTCGGCGCAGGAGGGCTCGAGCACGGGCTGGACGGCGGCGGCGAAGTTCGCGCAGGGCCAGTCGCTCAACATCGATCAGAACCGGGCCGTGGCGTACATCGCCGCGCCGCAGGATGACGAGATCGCCCGGCTGGGGCGCGAGCTGAACAAGACGTACATCGGCTATGGCAGCAAGGGCGTGGAGGCCAAGCGGCGCCAGGAGGCCCAGGACACCAACGCCTCGGCGTTCGCGGGCAGCGCCACCACCCGCGCGATGTCCAAGGCGAGCCGCCTCTATGACAACTCGGGGTGGGACCTGGTGGACGGGACGAAGAAGGGCAAGGTGAAGCTGGACGCCCTGAAGGATGAGGAGCTGCCGGAGGAGCTGAAGGGCAAGAGCGCGCAGGAGCGCCAGGCCCTCGTCGACGCGAAGGCGAAGGAGCGCGAGGAGATCCAGGCGAAGATCCAGAAGCTGCAGGCCGAGCGCCAGAAGTTCGTCGCGGAGAAGGAGAAGGCCGCGGCCTCCGCGGGGGCCGACACGCTCGACAAGGCCATCATCGAGTCGGCCACGAAGCAGGCCGCCGCGCAGGGCATGGCGCTGGAGTGA
- a CDS encoding GbsR/MarR family transcriptional regulator — protein MEVDEKDGLCLTADDQRFIEALGLHFENRAGFPRIGGRMLGLLMLAPKPLALGSIAELLKVSPASVSTNIRHFHEKGLVEEIGLPGDRRHYYIFSDSAWEHRFEDANKGITEFLQIMRSRLDYLGREESACKQRLLSAIEFFDFFLGMLTSARERWRTRAKPSEAPSTPEPSRSVS, from the coding sequence ATGGAGGTGGATGAGAAGGATGGGCTGTGTCTAACAGCCGATGACCAGCGGTTCATCGAAGCGCTGGGACTTCACTTCGAGAACAGGGCGGGCTTCCCTAGGATTGGCGGGCGCATGCTGGGGCTGCTGATGCTGGCCCCCAAGCCGCTGGCGCTCGGGAGCATCGCCGAGCTGCTCAAGGTGAGCCCCGCCTCGGTGTCCACGAACATCCGGCACTTCCACGAGAAGGGTCTGGTCGAGGAGATCGGCCTGCCGGGGGATCGCCGCCACTACTACATCTTCAGCGACTCGGCCTGGGAGCATCGGTTCGAGGACGCCAACAAGGGCATCACGGAGTTCCTGCAGATCATGCGCAGCCGCTTGGACTACCTCGGTCGCGAGGAGAGCGCGTGCAAGCAGCGGCTGCTGTCCGCCATCGAGTTCTTCGACTTCTTCCTGGGCATGCTCACCTCCGCGCGCGAGCGCTGGCGCACCCGCGCCAAGCCGTCCGAGGCGCCCTCCACGCCCGAGCCCTCTCGTTCCGTTTCCTGA
- a CDS encoding efflux RND transporter periplasmic adaptor subunit codes for MNPRSLSRLLLIGTLATTAGMGCSEARANKGEKAQLPAGASAGNGQPTVGVRATPALDKLQGDVARVTGQVRARLEATLSAPATGTIDKLLVNVGDRVKKGAPMMVLDTSNIAIGVDQAAAAREMAKAALDNANTELERTKKLFEGGSAAQAILDKVQAGQRQAAAGFSQADAAWRSAQETLRDHTLRAPFDGVVTARMKNIGDTVAMMPPTPIFMITNVDELEVRLPVPESLASALKDGMKLSGRVIPGNTPFEATVRTVGAVVDASSRTVEVLADVTGKPETPLRPGSLAELDFSRSEALAGLFLPSQALLKDDKGSYVFIVEDGRLVRRDVQALPVTPRFAQVRSGLQPQDKVVVEGAASLREGLAVSVVQ; via the coding sequence ATGAATCCACGCTCCCTCTCCCGTCTCCTCCTGATCGGCACGCTGGCCACCACCGCGGGCATGGGCTGCTCCGAGGCTCGCGCCAACAAGGGCGAGAAGGCTCAGCTGCCCGCGGGGGCCAGCGCCGGCAACGGCCAGCCCACGGTGGGTGTCCGCGCGACGCCCGCGCTCGACAAGCTGCAGGGGGACGTCGCTCGCGTGACGGGCCAGGTGCGCGCCCGGCTCGAGGCCACGCTCAGCGCTCCGGCCACCGGCACCATCGACAAGCTGCTGGTGAACGTGGGTGACCGCGTGAAGAAGGGCGCCCCGATGATGGTGCTGGACACCTCCAACATCGCCATCGGCGTGGATCAGGCCGCGGCCGCCCGCGAGATGGCGAAGGCGGCGCTGGACAACGCCAACACGGAGCTGGAGCGGACCAAGAAGCTCTTCGAGGGCGGCAGCGCGGCCCAGGCCATCCTCGACAAGGTCCAGGCCGGTCAGCGTCAGGCCGCCGCGGGGTTCTCCCAGGCCGATGCCGCCTGGCGCTCCGCCCAGGAGACGCTGCGTGACCACACCCTGCGCGCCCCCTTCGACGGGGTGGTGACGGCGCGGATGAAGAACATTGGCGACACGGTGGCGATGATGCCGCCCACGCCCATCTTCATGATCACCAACGTGGACGAGCTGGAGGTGCGCCTGCCGGTGCCCGAGTCCCTGGCCAGCGCGCTCAAGGACGGCATGAAGCTCAGCGGCCGCGTCATCCCCGGCAACACGCCCTTCGAGGCCACCGTGCGCACGGTGGGCGCGGTGGTGGACGCCAGCAGCCGCACCGTGGAGGTGCTGGCGGACGTGACGGGCAAGCCGGAGACGCCGCTGCGGCCGGGCTCGCTGGCGGAGCTGGACTTCTCCCGCAGCGAGGCGCTCGCCGGCCTCTTCCTGCCGTCGCAGGCGCTGCTGAAGGACGACAAGGGCAGCTACGTGTTCATCGTCGAGGACGGGCGCCTGGTGCGCCGCGACGTGCAGGCGCTCCCCGTGACGCCGCGCTTCGCCCAGGTGCGCTCCGGCCTGCAGCCCCAGGACAAGGTGGTGGTGGAGGGTGCCGCCTCCCTGCGTGAGGGGCTCGCCGTGAGCGTGGTGCAGTAA
- a CDS encoding efflux RND transporter permease subunit, whose amino-acid sequence MDPIKTFIRQPIFTAMLIMAVVVFGLFAYPKIGVDQFPDVDFPVVTVTTILPGADPETVENNISDPLEEALNTLSGVETLRSVNVESVSQIIVQFSLDKNVDVAAQDVRDRVQATLSKLPNEAEAPVVEKFDIGAAPILTLAVSGSLPIQEITRLADDVVKPALQRKQGVGGIDLVGGQEREIQVIVDPGLLRSYGVSISDVTQALRAQSVDIPGGRTSEPGAERVVKLEGEARSVDALRNLIIASPAGAPVRIRDVANVVDGPEEARSGATFNGERAVAMVVRKQSGANTVQVAHDVMESLEEITALLPKGVKVSTVTDGSRFIRSSIAAVQEDLVLGGILAVVIVLLFLRNWRSTLVSAVALPTSVIGTFAVMQALGFTFNVVTMLALTLSIGLLIDDAIVVIENIIRHMEEGAGPFEAAYEATKEIALAVLAVTLSIVAVFIPVAFMEGMMGKFFYQFGVTVAVAVAISYFVSMTLTPMLSSRLLKHHGEPGAVSRGIERVLTATENTYRRALRWMLDHRAVTMGLAVGVLFLTLFLARFINFTFIPAQDMSMTKVTVEMPVGTPLERTQQELASVRAQLEKLPGVDSVYTSAGGGVQEEVHKGELMVNLVPLHDREYGQQDFKQFVRQNIVRSAGVLLNAQDYAAVSGGGARSQPVQFNIRGDNWQEVIAAAEKTRDAMRKQPGFVDVDLSYRSGKPQLSVEIDRERAASIGVPAAMLGTTLRSFLGGDAVIQYREGGDTFDVKVKLPPEVLADPDQVGALAVRTPMGQLVELRTVADIRPDEGPSQIDRQAQKRQITVLAELRNYSLGEAIGFLTNFAKQELPPTIVTDFEGQGKELAKAGKAFVLALFLGIILVYMILAAQFGSLLDPVTIMMSLPFAIIGALGGLLLSGEYMSMFAMIGIIMLMGLVTKNGILLVDFTNQLKEQGKSTRDALLEAGPIRLRPILMTTIAMIAGMVPVALARGDGAETRVPMAIAIIGGLTTSTVLTLGVVPVFYSLVDGLRRRVSGKRPTDTEKPAAGELHPKADAA is encoded by the coding sequence ATGGATCCCATCAAGACATTCATCCGTCAGCCCATCTTCACCGCCATGCTCATCATGGCGGTGGTGGTGTTCGGCCTCTTCGCCTATCCGAAGATCGGCGTCGATCAGTTCCCCGACGTGGACTTCCCCGTCGTCACCGTCACCACCATCCTGCCCGGCGCGGACCCGGAGACGGTGGAGAACAACATCAGCGACCCGCTCGAGGAGGCGCTCAACACGCTCAGCGGCGTGGAGACGCTGCGCTCGGTGAACGTGGAGAGCGTGTCGCAGATCATCGTCCAGTTCTCGCTCGACAAGAACGTGGACGTGGCGGCGCAGGACGTGCGTGACCGCGTCCAGGCCACCCTGTCCAAGCTCCCCAACGAGGCCGAGGCGCCCGTGGTGGAGAAGTTCGACATCGGCGCCGCGCCCATCCTCACCCTGGCGGTCAGCGGCTCGCTGCCCATCCAGGAGATCACCCGCCTGGCCGATGACGTCGTGAAGCCGGCGCTGCAGCGCAAGCAGGGCGTGGGCGGCATCGATCTGGTCGGTGGCCAGGAGCGCGAGATCCAGGTCATCGTGGATCCCGGCCTGCTGCGCAGCTACGGCGTGTCCATCTCGGACGTGACGCAGGCGCTGCGCGCGCAGAGCGTGGACATCCCGGGCGGCCGCACGTCGGAGCCCGGCGCCGAGCGCGTGGTGAAGCTCGAGGGCGAGGCGCGCAGCGTGGACGCGCTGCGCAACCTCATCATCGCCAGCCCCGCCGGAGCGCCGGTGCGCATCCGGGACGTGGCCAACGTGGTGGACGGGCCCGAGGAGGCGCGCTCGGGGGCGACGTTCAACGGCGAGCGCGCCGTGGCGATGGTGGTGCGCAAGCAGTCCGGCGCCAACACCGTGCAGGTGGCCCATGACGTCATGGAGTCCCTGGAGGAGATCACCGCGCTGCTGCCCAAGGGCGTGAAGGTGTCGACGGTGACGGACGGCTCCAGGTTCATCCGCTCCTCCATCGCGGCGGTGCAGGAGGACCTGGTGCTGGGCGGCATCCTCGCCGTGGTCATCGTGCTGCTGTTCCTGCGCAACTGGCGCTCCACGCTGGTGTCCGCGGTGGCGCTGCCCACCTCCGTGATTGGCACCTTCGCGGTGATGCAGGCCCTGGGCTTCACGTTCAACGTCGTGACGATGCTGGCGCTGACGCTGTCCATCGGTCTGCTCATCGACGACGCCATCGTGGTCATCGAGAACATCATCCGCCACATGGAAGAGGGCGCTGGCCCCTTCGAGGCGGCCTACGAGGCCACCAAGGAGATCGCCCTGGCGGTGCTCGCGGTGACGCTCTCCATCGTGGCGGTGTTCATCCCCGTGGCCTTCATGGAAGGCATGATGGGCAAGTTCTTCTACCAGTTCGGCGTCACGGTGGCCGTGGCGGTGGCCATCTCGTACTTCGTTTCGATGACGCTCACGCCCATGCTCTCCAGCCGCCTGCTCAAGCACCACGGCGAGCCGGGCGCCGTCTCCCGGGGCATCGAGCGGGTGCTGACGGCCACGGAGAACACCTACCGGCGCGCCCTGCGGTGGATGCTCGATCACCGGGCCGTGACCATGGGCCTCGCGGTGGGCGTGCTCTTCCTCACGCTCTTCCTGGCGCGCTTCATCAACTTCACCTTCATCCCCGCTCAGGACATGAGCATGACGAAGGTGACGGTGGAGATGCCGGTGGGCACGCCGCTGGAGCGCACGCAGCAGGAGCTGGCCAGCGTCCGCGCCCAGCTGGAGAAGCTGCCGGGCGTGGACAGCGTCTACACCTCCGCGGGGGGTGGCGTGCAGGAGGAGGTCCACAAGGGCGAGCTGATGGTGAACCTCGTGCCCCTGCACGATCGCGAGTATGGCCAGCAGGACTTCAAGCAGTTCGTGCGCCAGAACATCGTGCGCAGCGCGGGAGTGCTGCTGAACGCGCAGGACTACGCGGCCGTGAGCGGCGGTGGCGCTCGCTCCCAGCCGGTGCAGTTCAACATCCGTGGCGACAACTGGCAGGAGGTCATCGCGGCGGCGGAGAAGACGCGTGACGCCATGAGGAAGCAGCCGGGCTTCGTGGACGTGGACCTCTCCTACCGCTCGGGCAAGCCGCAGCTCTCGGTGGAGATCGACCGCGAGCGCGCCGCCAGCATCGGCGTGCCCGCCGCCATGCTCGGCACCACGCTGCGCTCGTTCCTGGGCGGTGACGCCGTCATCCAGTACCGCGAGGGCGGTGACACCTTCGACGTGAAGGTGAAGCTGCCTCCCGAGGTGCTGGCTGATCCCGATCAGGTCGGCGCCCTCGCGGTGCGCACGCCCATGGGACAGCTCGTCGAGCTGCGCACCGTGGCGGACATCCGCCCGGACGAGGGCCCCTCGCAGATCGATCGCCAGGCGCAGAAGCGTCAGATCACCGTGCTGGCGGAGCTGCGCAACTACAGCCTCGGCGAGGCCATCGGGTTCCTCACCAACTTCGCCAAGCAGGAGCTGCCGCCCACCATCGTCACCGACTTCGAGGGTCAGGGTAAGGAGCTGGCCAAGGCCGGCAAGGCCTTCGTGCTCGCGCTCTTCCTGGGCATCATCCTCGTGTACATGATCCTGGCGGCCCAGTTCGGCAGCCTCCTGGATCCGGTCACGATCATGATGTCGCTGCCCTTCGCCATCATCGGCGCGCTGGGAGGCCTGCTGCTGTCGGGTGAGTACATGTCCATGTTCGCGATGATCGGCATCATCATGCTCATGGGCCTGGTGACGAAGAACGGCATCCTCCTGGTGGACTTCACCAACCAGCTCAAGGAGCAGGGCAAGAGCACGCGGGACGCGCTGCTGGAGGCGGGCCCCATCCGCCTGCGCCCCATCCTGATGACGACCATCGCGATGATCGCCGGCATGGTGCCGGTGGCGCTGGCTCGCGGCGACGGCGCGGAGACGCGCGTGCCCATGGCCATCGCCATCATCGGCGGCCTCACCACCTCCACGGTGCTGACGCTGGGCGTGGTGCCCGTCTTCTACTCGCTGGTGGACGGCCTGCGGCGCCGCGTGTCTGGCAAGCGCCCCACCGACACCGAGAAGCCCGCGGCCGGCGAGCTGCACCCGAAGGCCGACGCCGCCTGA
- a CDS encoding TolC family protein, translated as MNPLALVALVALAAEPGAAPRKLTFQEVLTRTESQSLELQAARARLAQAQELSSKAWSGYLPQISAGASYTRNNVEATFALPTGYAIREVGGPTSDDPNLPGAPTNFALVPVGVQEVPIQKLNQLGAQVQLNQAIFAPALCMAIKSAGIAEDVATLNVEAARREILFGAAQLYFGAAGLLQAVTVQERLLVVYTAREKDAQVSFDVGAQPKVALLRAQIDRARAEQDLLRARNSYLSTIQALATLLNEPADFDVVVPEEPVLPEGIEQLEAAVQKRPDVVAAQRNIELAETGRSSVKWRYAPTLGLSAAYRWANAAGFTGQNTSWAITLGLQWVLWDGGLREAELRESSAKIAEAKANASAAENRARDEVRRGLLDLASARANRLKAEEQLRLARESQRLVDVSFKAGTATYLEVTDANTSLAAAETGFVGETLNASLAALRVLKAAGMFAPTPLAPQQGEQ; from the coding sequence ATGAACCCCCTTGCCCTCGTTGCCCTCGTCGCCCTGGCCGCGGAGCCAGGCGCCGCGCCCCGGAAGCTGACCTTCCAGGAGGTGCTCACCCGGACGGAGTCCCAGAGCCTGGAGCTGCAGGCCGCGCGGGCCCGGCTGGCCCAGGCCCAGGAGCTGTCCTCGAAGGCGTGGAGCGGCTACCTGCCGCAGATCTCCGCCGGGGCCTCCTATACCCGCAACAATGTCGAGGCTACCTTCGCGCTTCCTACTGGCTACGCCATCCGGGAAGTCGGCGGGCCGACGAGCGATGACCCGAACCTGCCGGGCGCGCCCACCAACTTCGCCCTCGTCCCCGTGGGCGTCCAGGAGGTGCCCATCCAGAAGCTGAACCAGCTGGGCGCCCAGGTGCAGCTCAACCAGGCCATCTTCGCTCCGGCGCTGTGCATGGCCATCAAGAGCGCGGGGATCGCCGAGGACGTGGCGACCCTCAACGTGGAGGCGGCGCGCCGGGAGATCCTCTTCGGCGCCGCGCAGCTCTACTTCGGCGCGGCGGGGCTGCTGCAGGCCGTCACGGTGCAGGAGCGGCTGCTGGTGGTGTACACCGCGCGTGAGAAGGACGCGCAGGTGAGCTTCGACGTGGGAGCCCAGCCCAAGGTGGCGCTGCTGCGCGCCCAGATCGACAGGGCCCGCGCCGAGCAGGATCTGCTGCGCGCGCGCAACTCCTACCTGAGCACCATCCAGGCGCTGGCCACGCTGCTGAACGAGCCGGCGGACTTCGACGTGGTGGTGCCGGAGGAGCCGGTGCTGCCCGAGGGCATCGAGCAGCTGGAGGCCGCGGTGCAGAAGCGGCCGGACGTGGTGGCGGCGCAGCGGAACATCGAGCTGGCGGAGACGGGGCGCAGCAGCGTGAAGTGGCGGTACGCGCCCACCCTGGGCCTGTCGGCCGCCTACCGGTGGGCCAACGCGGCGGGCTTCACGGGCCAGAACACCAGCTGGGCCATCACCCTGGGCCTGCAGTGGGTGCTGTGGGACGGCGGCCTGCGCGAGGCGGAGCTGCGCGAGAGCAGCGCGAAGATTGCCGAGGCCAAGGCCAACGCCAGCGCCGCGGAGAACCGGGCGCGGGACGAGGTGCGCCGCGGGCTGCTGGACCTGGCCAGCGCGCGCGCCAACCGCCTCAAGGCCGAGGAGCAGCTGCGCCTGGCGCGGGAGAGCCAGCGCCTGGTGGACGTGAGCTTCAAGGCGGGCACGGCCACGTACCTCGAGGTGACGGACGCCAACACCTCGCTGGCGGCCGCGGAGACGGGGTTCGTGGGCGAGACGCTCAACGCCTCGCTGGCCGCGCTGCGCGTGCTCAAGGCCGCCGGCATGTTCGCTCCCACGCCTCTGGCGCCGCAGCAGGGCGAGCAGTAG